From Hoeflea sp. 108:
CCCGATCGCATCGAACTGGTGGGGCGCATGGTTGGCGCGACATTCGTTCCCAACGAGGCCTTGTTGCCATCGCACGAGCCAGCGGCGGCGGCACCACGCCCCTTCCCGCTCTCGACAAACCTCCTGGCGCAGATGAGCGTCCGCCCCTTCGGCGTCGAGGAGCGGGCCAGCGCGACAACGGCCCGCGGCAGAACCACGATCTCCTGCGCTGCCGGCTCCAGGCCTGCCGGCGTCGTTCTTGCAACGCCGGCTTGCGGTTTCCACGCGCCATGACGGGCACGCTCGAAATCGAGGGTGTCGGCGAGAACGTCGCCTTTGCCATGGTCGAGGCTGGTCGCGACGCGGAGACGACCTTCCCGTCGAGACCGGCGGAGACGAAATCGGCCGGGGCGAAGCTGGCGGCCATCCCGTCGGCTGCATGGCCGGGCAGCGGCAAGGCGGAACTGGTCGTCGTCTGCCCGGCCGAAGCTGCGGCAGTGTCGATATCCGCCATCCGCATCGTGCCGCATCCCATCAGGCAATCCCGGGGGATCGGGACATGGCTCTGGGACCTGACGCCCTGGCTCGACCGACCCGAATTGCTGGTGGCGGCGGCTCGGACATCCGGTGTCCGCGACCTGTTTCTCCAGCTTGGCGTCGACGACGCCGGCGTGGTCGCCCCTGCCAGGGTCCGGAACCTCATGGCGACGCTGGCGGCGGCCGGCATCGCCCCGCATGCGGTCGAGGGCGACCCCGACATGGCGAGCGCCGCAGGCCGGGCCAATGCGCTGCGGCGTGCAGCCGTGCTGCGTCAATTCAAACGCGCGGGAGCGCCTGTGCGCTCGTTCCAATATGACATCGAGCCGTATCTGCAGCAGACATACCGATCGGATCCCGCTTCCGGCTGGCGGGAATGGGCAGTGACGGTCCAGGAGCTCTCCGGGGTTCTCGGCGAAAACGTCGCCGTGGTCGTGCCCTTCTGGATGCTCGACGAGCCATCCGGCAAGATGGCCCTGCGGCAGGTCAAAAGCGCGGTCTCCAGCATCACGGTGATGGCCTACAGGACGGATGTCGAGGTCGTCGAACAGATTGCAATCGGCTGGCTCGACTGGGGCAGCGAAATGGGTATCCCGATCGACATTGCCCTGGAAAGCGGCCCGTTGCCGGAAGAAATACACCGGATTTACAATCGCAGCGCGAGCGGAGAGCTGGTGCTGGACCGATCGGGGCGGCAGGTTGAAGCGATACTGTTAAGCACTATTGTCGCCGACAGCTATGCGAAGCCCGTTTACTCATTTAACCATGAGTTTCAGGTCGAGCCATCACGAATCAGCTTTCTCGGAAATCGGGATGCGATCGATGCGGCGCTGGCGAGGCTCGAGGGACATTTGGGTGCGTGGGCCACATTTGGCGGAATGCTGGTTCACGATCTGATCACTCCGGGGGGCTGAGCGCAGGAATTGCCGGAGAGGACGTGTGGACGAGGCCAGAGCTAAAGTATTGATCTGCGACGACGACCCCCTGCTTCTGGAACTCATCCAGTTCCGGCTGCAGGCGCGAGGTTATGACGTCGTCACCGCGGAAGACGGACACGAAGCGTTGGCCAAGGCGCAGTCGGAAAGACCCGACCTGGTCGTGCTCGACGCCATGATGCCGCGCGCCGACGGGTTCGAGGTTCTGGCCCGCATCAAGGGCGATCCGGCCTTGAGCGCCACGCCGGTGATCATGCTCACGGCCCGCAAGGGCCAGAGCGACATCGTCTCGGCGCTGGAGACGGGAGCGGACGACTACCTGGTCAAGCCATTTATCCCTGAAGAGCTGCTGGCGCGGTTGTCCCGCCTCATTGCCCGCAAGGGCGGAGGCCGTTGATGCGCGGCCGCCGGAGCATCGCCTTCGCCTTGACGTTGCTGGCTGCTTCCGGTCTTTCGCCTGCCGCCCTCGCCCAGACGCCGGACGATCTCTACGCATCGGCGGTCAAGGCCAGGCAAGAGCAGCGTTTCGACGACGCGGTCGATGTTCTCAACCGCCTGCTCACCATCAAGCCCGACGATTCGGATGCCCTGGTGCAGATGGGCTTCGCCCAGCTTGGGCGCAACGACCTTGCCGAGGCCCGAAGCGCATTCTCGAGGGCGCTGGTCGTGGCCCCCGCCTACTCCGATGCAAGATTCGGCCTGGCCGAGGTCGAGTTTCGGTCCGGAAACCTCGATGCCGCACAGTCCCTGGTCGAGCCGCTTGCGGCCCAGCAGCCGGGCAATGCCGACATCGCCGGTCTCATCGCCAACATAACGAAGGCGCGCGCGGCGGCCGAAGTTGCGGCCAGGCAGCCGCCCGCAGCCGCCACGGCCAGGAAGAGACCGGCGGCAGCGAAGCCCGACCCCGTCGCCGGGCCAATGGCGGAGGGCCGGCGGCTGCGCCTGCAGGGGGACTTTGCCGGTGCCGAACAGGCCTATCTGCGCGCCCTGAAAATCGAGCCGCGCAACACCGACCTGCTGGTGGCGCTGGGCCTGGTCAGCGGCAACCAGCAGAAATTCGACGCCGCCGCCCGCTACTTCGACGCCGCGCTGGCCATTCGCCCCGATCTCGTCGACGCCCGCCTTGGACAGGCGCGTCTCGCGCTGTGGCAGGGAGACCTGAAGCAGGCGTCGAGCCTTGTCGACCGGGTGCTGGCGTCATCGCCCGGCAATGTCGAGGCGCTTGCGTTGAGCGCGCGCGTGGCGCTCGACCAAAAGGATTACGAACGCGCCGGCCAGATCTTTACCCGGATACATGCATCCGCCCCCGACAATGCCGAGGCCATCGTCGGGCTTGGCGACGTTCGCAGGGCACAGGGAGACGAAGAAGGCGCAAGGGCTGCCTTTCGGCAAGCACTTGCGCTTGAGCCCGGCTCCCGCGACATCGAGCAGCGGCTTGCCGCGCCCGCCCCCAGAAAGTGGCGCCTCGATCTCGGCACCGAAGTCAGCGCGCTGACGTCGGGTTTGGGCAGCTGGACCGACAGTTCGATCGGCCTTTCATATCGCCTGACGCCGGACACCACGCTCGGCGGGCGGACGCGTGTCGCAACCAGAAATGGCGCGACTGACATACAGCTCGAGGCGCGCCTCGAGCATGTGTTTTCCCCTGTCTTCTCCGGTTATGGACTGGTCGCGGCGACACCCGATGCCGACTTCCTGGCGCAAGTGTCGGTCGGCGGCGGCGCGTCCTGGCAGGCGCTGGGCAAGGAAGGCGATTTCGGTCCCCTGCTGCTCAATATCGACGCACGATACGACGTGTTTTCCGACAGCGAGGTCACCACCCTGTCGCCCTGGCTGCAGACCTATCTTTTCGACGGCAAGCTGGGCCTGTCGGCGCGCTGGATCCATGCCTTCGATGACGCCGGAACGAAGTCGGACGGCTATGCCCTGCGCGCCGATCTTGCGCCGACATCCCATATCGGCCTGTTCGTCGGCTACAGCGATGCGCCCGAGATTTCGGAGGGCAGCCTGGTCGGCACCCAGACGACCTTTGCCGGCATCTCCTGGAACGTCAGCGATGATCTTACCTTGCACGGCAGCGTCGCGCACGAAAAGCGCCCGACCTTCGACCGGAACATCTTCGGCCTTGGGCGCACAGGTGACAAGGCAAAACGTCCGCAACAGCTCGCCGGTCGCGGGATTGCGCCAGTCGTCGTAGACGCCGGCCAGCGCGAAGGGCGAGCCATCTTTCATGGCGATGGCGTAGGGCTGCCTGTCCTTGCCGGTGCCATTGATGTCGCGCCACTCAAAATAGCCGTCGATCGGTACCAGGCAGCGCCTGGACGCATAGGCCCGCTTGAACATGCCGTTGGTGGCGATGCTCTCCGAACGTGCGTTGATCGGCGGCGGCCGCCCGGAACTCGCCTCTTTCTGCCAGGACGGGATCAGGCCCCATTTGGCCGAGACGAACATCGCGCTGCCCTTTAGGGCCTCGTCCGGCACGATGATCGGATAGATCAGCGTCGGCGCACCATTGTAGCGTGGGAAGGCATTGCCGAGGCCGGCCACGCCTGAAGGGTCGGCGAAGCTGAAGCCACGCACCAGCTCGGCAAGGGTCGACTTGACGAAGACGCGACCGCACATGGCGCAACTCTGCCGCCTGACGGAAGGCTTGGCAATGCCCAGGCCTCCTCGTGGCCACCTCGTGGCAATGCAGCAACACCCGCTCCAATTTCCACAACCTATTAGAGCATTAGGATATTGCAATTCATCTTTTCGTGCGTAATTTGCCGACCAATGGCAAGGGGATAATCATGAAGTCAGTGCTTTGGGCCGCAACGGCTCTCGTCATGTCGATCGGTGCAGCAAATGCTGCGGATGCCGTGAGCGTCCCACCGGCCGGCTTTGTCTGGACCGGCGGCTATGTCGGCGTGCATCTCGGCTACGGCGCCGGCCGAACCACGGTCACCGAGTTGGACGATTATTCGTTCTCGGAGTTTGGCGACACGCAGTTCAAGTTCAACTCGAACGGCTTCCTTGGCGGCGTGCACGCCGGGTACAACTGGCAGTCGGGCCAATTGGTCTATGGCCTTGAACTTGACATCACCGGCGCCGACATCAGCAACACCGTCGCCAACTCCATGATCCCTGGCGCCAATGAGAGCTTTTCCACCAGGATCGACTGGTTCGGCACGGCCCGCGCACGCCTGGGATATTCGGTCGACCGTTTCCTGCCATATGTCACCGGCGGCGTCGCCTTTGGCCACATCAAGAGCAGCTACGACGACAATGATTTCGTCCCAGGCAACCATGCCGTCGCCGACGACGTCGTGGCCGGCTGGACCATCGGCGCAGGCGCGCAATATGCGCTCACCGACAACTGGTCCCTTCGCGCCGAATATCTGTATGTCGATCTCAAGGACAGCCAAGGCTCGTTCGATGGCTTCAGATACGACTTCGACAACAACGTCCATGTCGTGCGGCTCGGCGCCAGCTACAAATTCTGACCTCGACAGTCAGACCAAAGAGACCCCGGCTCCGGCCGGGGTTTTTGTTTGACCATCTCCGCGGCTCAAGGCACGCTCTCCAGTACGCGAAAGCGGGATCAAGACGACCTCCTGAAGATCGTCAGATATCTTGCCAAAGTCCTCGCCACGGCGAGACGAGATCACAGAGAAGGTTGCGGCCGCCTTCACTGCAAGCATGGACATCGCGATGGGCAGCGGCACGCCGCTGCCACGAAGGCAGTGACTGAATCCATTGGGGGCAAGAAGAATGTCGGGGCGAACAATCCTTCGTAACGTCCTTGCTGGTTCGTTTTTGCTCGGCCTGCCGTTGCCAACTGCACATGCAGCTGAGCTTCCGACAGATGCCGCCGGCTACTCCCAACATCTGCGCGAACTCTGTCTGTCTGGGGCAGAGAGCAGCATGCCAGGAACAAGCATTGTCGCCGCAGGCAACTTCTGCAGTCTGTATATCGAGATACCGATAGCGTCGACCACGCCTTGCGCTGACACGCCGGAGGCTTGCACCCAGCGTTTCATCGGCCGCTACTTCAACGTGCGTCTGTCGAGACTGAGACAAAATTACACGTATTGCGACGATCAGGTATGCAAAGTCTATTACAACTTTCGAGACCCAGAAAACCGCTACGAGTCATTGACAGAGTGCGGGTTTGATATTGGCGGAATTGCCAGGGTCGACGCACAGCGAATAGTTATGAGCTTGGTGAGCATTTCGATCAACAGGAACTGCCTGGCCGGGGTATGATCTCACTCCGAACGCCCACTCATTTGGGTGTTCTGGTGCAACTATTGATACAAAAGCCCCGCCACCTTTCGGCAACGGGGCACAAGCGCTCACATTATGGTTTAGAACTTGTATGCCAACCCGACACGAACATCGCTCGTCTTGAAGCCGAAGCTGCCGCTTCCGCCCACATCGGTGAAGTCCAGATCACCATAATCCGTGTATCTGTACTCGGCCCGACCAATCAGACTATCGGTGAAGGCATATTCAACACCTACACCCACCGTCCATCCGACAAGCGTGTCACTGAATTTCACAGTTGGCGAACCGCCGGTGAAGACGGTTGCGTCAGCTCCGGCAAATGCCACGCCGCCTGAGATGTACGGCAAGAACCGATCGACCGCATATCCGAGTTTCGCGCGCACAGCGCCGGTCCAATTCAACTCGTAGTCTATGCCCGCGCCAGCCACTGGAACGCCCGAGGTCAACCCTTGGCCAAAGCCATCAATGCCTGACCACGCAATATCGGCATCAATGCCGACCACGATGTTGTTGGCCAGTTGGTGATTGTAGCCGGCATAGACGCCACCCAACCAACCATCGATATCCGCAGGCGCCGTAGGTCCGACGGGATTGGTCGACAGGTCACCATCGCCCCAGCCATATCCTGCCTGAAGACCGACGTATCCGCCTGTCCAAACAAAACCTGCCGGCAAAACTTCGGGAGTTGGCTCAAGCACGACCGCATCGGCCGCGGAGGCAATGCCTGACAGCCCGAGCACGAAAACGTTCGCTAGCAAAAACTTTTTCACAGCAGTTCTCCGGACTTACCCCCCAGTAGAAATTACCACGTGGTCGGGAAATTTATAGTCCCATCCTGAACTCACTTTGGCGCGTTGCTGAAACACAACAGGCACTTTCGACCCAGGTAGAATGGTCAGGGTGGCGGACGGCTGGTGATTGCATATCAGGCAGCCGCTGCCGGCTGCGGCAGCCAAGAGCAGCCTCCCGACCGCCCATAGAGCCTTGCCGACGCCATCAACCTGCGCCACACAAGTCGCCAGCGACGCCTCTGCATGCTGCAAACGCTCGGCGAGCACGACGGTGGCAGCAGCCTTGTCCAGCTCGCGGGACCGGCAACTGGTGAACATCGCGCTGCCTCTCACCGCCTCGTCCTGCACGATGATCGGATGGCGGCGGCGCGCCGCTGCAGCGCGGGAAGCTGCCGCTGAGGCCGGTCAACGCAGCAGGTCCACGAAGCTGAAGCCACGCACCAATCAGCCAGGGTCGGCTTGACGAAGAGCCGGCGGTCCATTTCCGGGCACTGATCCTGCGACCGCCAGACGGTGTCAACTCGACCCTGGTCGGCGATTTCACGACCGAACTCTACGCAGCCCGCAACGCACTTGCCGGCGAAGCATAGGGTGCCTTGACGGGCACGCTAGTGCACATGCACTCAATGTGTGCGGGGACAAAACGACAGGTGCGCCAACGATGGGCTGGATTGGCGAAACACTATCCATGAAATCGGATTTCACGATTCAAATTCTCACGGCGGCCGGAGCGGAGATGCATCTGCCCAGGCTCGAGGAGATATTGATCGGAAGCGTCGAAGACGGCGCACTCATCAGCTTCGTTCTCCCATTCTCCGGCGATCAGGCACGGGCATATTGGACAAGCACACTTGGGTCAGTCGCGGATGGCGAGCGACTGCTGATTTGTGCAATGGACGAAGGTCAGGTCATAGGCACCGTGCAGCTCTACCTCTCACCTGAACCCAATGCGCGGCACCGGGCAGAAGTCTACAAGCTTTTGGTCCACCGACGGGCGCAAAGGCGTGGTGTCGGCTCGGCCTTGATGGAGGCGCTCGAATTGGAAGCTCGCCGGCGGGGCCGCTCGCTGCTGATCCTTGACACGGTTCAAGGTGGGACGAGCGAACGGCTCTACCGCCGGCTGGGCTGGGACGAAATCGGTGTCGTTCCGAACCACTTCGTCGACCCTTTCGGAGCTCCGAAGGCCTCCGTCTACTTCATGAAGCATCTCGCGCCCTGGCACGCTGAAGTTCAATAGGCGACCAGACGCGGACACCTCCTTCCTGCCCGCGTCGACGACCGCCTCACGTCATTCTGCTGGTCGTTCGGCTCCGATGCCGTTGGTGAGCCGGACCAGCATGTAGGCCGACACGAGAATTGCGCCCGCACCAAGCCATTGGATGGGCTCCAACGTTTCGCCAAGGAAGGCGTAGGCAAGCGCAATGCCGAATATCGGAATTACGTTGAAGTAGCTACCCGCTACCGCAGCGGGGACCGAGCGCAATGCTGATATGTAGAGCCAGTAGGCAGCGGCGTAGTAAAGAAGCCCCGAAATTGCCGAAGCCACCAGAAGGCCTCCAGGAATGGCGAGGATATCTTCAATCGAACCAAACGGCGTATCGGCGACCAAAACCGCCAGAGCCCAAGCCAGCCCGGCGGATTGCTGCACGGCGACAACAAGTACTGGATCGACATGCTCGCCTATTCTGCGAGAGAACACCGTGTAGAACGCACAGCACAGTACTCCTCCCAACAGCAGAAGGGTCCCACCGAGATCGAGAAGGGCTCCGCCTCCCCCACCGACGTTGGCCACAAGGACAACCCCGAATGCGCCAAGCAACATCACCAGCACCAGGCTCCTGGTGACCTTTTCTCCTAGGATCAGGGCAGCCAGTCCAAGGATCATCAAAGGTTCGGCAGCCCACAGCAGCGACGACACGCTCGCCGAAGTCCGTGCAAGTCCCATCAAGCTCAGCGTGTAGGAAATGCCTGGATTGAGAACGCCAAGTGCGATCAGCGGCAGCAGAAGAGACCGCCTGGGGAATGGGCAGCTCATCCAGCGAACGGCCAGCCAGAGCACGAGGGCGCTTGGAGCCAATTGAAGGACGAGAAGCGTAACAGGGTTGATCGACCCGAGAAGCGCCTTGTTCAAGACGGTTGCCGCCCCCCAAAGGGCGCAAGCAACAACCAAGAGGGCAGCAGGAGGTAAGCGCAGCGAACGGCGCATGATGGCAAACTCCAGAAGTGGTTACGACAGCGAATGCGGCGAACGGCCTAGCGTTCAGCGCCGCATTCCGCGTCACAGCGGTCGTAACCGGGTCTTCTTGGAGGTCTGGGCATCCGTTTCTAGCCGATATCTCCTGATCGACTATTGGTACCAGCAACGGGCATAGCCATCAACTGAACGCCTATTGGCAGCATTTCGCGCTGACGGAACCGCAGCATCCCGATGCCGACTTGCTCTGCTCAGCAAGCCACCGGTCCCTGGGCTTGCAGCTCGCCGGGCGCGGGGAAAGCTCGACGACGATTTCGTCTTCCACTGCCTCTGGCGCGGCAGCCCGATGAAGCTGCATTGGCAGGATTCCATCACTGACCTCGAATGTCAGCCTCGCATCCATGTCGAGGGCGACGTGTTCGGTCACCTTCCGGACGATCGCTGAGAACTTGCCCGCGGTCATTTGTTCGGGCGAGTCGTCGACATCCCAGAGTTGAACGAAGATCTCGTCCCAGGATTCGGGGTTTGCCCCGCAGTCGAGCGCGGCAAACGCGCCGGCCTTGACTTCGGTCACGTGATAGCCGGGCCGGGCAGTCCTGCCGTCATACCTGAAGGTCACGCGATGCTTCGGATGGCAGGCAAAGAAGCCCAGAAGGCTCCCGATCGTCGCCTCGCCCGGGTCCGGCAAAACTGTGGCTACAACATCATCCTTGCCAAGCGCGTTCATGTCGGCTACTCCTCATTTTGACATTTCTAGGATTATTGAAATATGGATGAGCGTCAAGCCCTCACCGCCTTCGGGGCACTGTCTCAACAAACCAGGCTCCGCATCCTGCGCATGCTGGTCGTCGCCGGCCCAGACGGACTTGCAGCCGGCACGATCGCGGAGAACGCAGAGGTCTCTGCCTCGAACGTCAGCTTTCACCTGAAGGAGTTGGAACGGGCTGGGCTCGTTGCCGGCCGGCGGGATTCCCGCTCAATGATCTACAACGCCGAGTATGACGCAATCAGCGGCCTGATCCGCTTCCTGATGGAAGACTGCTGCTCCGGCCGCCCCGAGATCTGCTCGCCAGTCGTCAACGCTGCCGCTTGCTGCACTCCGGCGAAGGAACGCACTCAATGAGCGAGCGCACCTACAACGTCCTATTCCTTTGCACGGGCAATACCGCCCGTTCCATCCTGGCAGACGGAGTACTGCGCAAGGAAGGCGCTGGACGGTTCAATGCATTCTCAGCGGGCAGCCACCCCAAAGGGACGGTGAACCCGTATGCGCTGAAGGTGCTTGCGGCCATGGACTATTCGACCGAAGCATTCAGGTCGAAGTCTTGGGATGAGTTCGCGGCCCCGGGCGCACCGCAAATGGACTTCGTCTTCACCGTCTGCGACAGCGCAGCTGGCGAGGCCTGCCCTGTCTGGCCGGGACAGCCCATGACGGCTCATTGGGGTATAGAAGATCCCGCAGCCGTGGAAGGCAGCGACATCGATAAGGAGCGGGCTTTCTCGACGGCAGCCCGCTTCATGAAGAACCGCATCAGTGCGTTTCTCAGCCTGCCAATGTCATCGATCGACCGCATGGCGCTGGAGCGCCAGCTGCGAAAGATCGGCACCATTGAAGGTGCTGCCGGCATTCGGCTGCAGCCCGTCGAAGGATCGTCTGCAGACCTGGCGACGGCCTTGTCGGTTGAAGGTCTGCCCATCGATGACCTGACGGAGGACGGACGCAGCTTCTTCCGTGTCGTGAGAGGTGACTCGACCGTTGGCTTCTGCGGATATGAGACCGTTGGCAGCAACGTTCTGCTGCGCTCGATCGTCGTGCTGCCGTCGCTGAAAGGCCATGGAATAGGCGAGAGCGCCACCAGCCTACTCATGGACAAGGCCAAGCAGGGCGGCGCACGGCAAGTCTATCTTCTCACGACATCGGCTGCTCGCTTCTTCGAACGGCTGGGTTTTGCTCCCGTCGATCGGAGTTCCGTGCCGGAGGCGATCCTCAGAACCAGGCAAGCAGCATCCCTGTGCCCGGCCTCGGCAACTATCCTGACCAAGCAGCTCCAGGTCTGATCCAATGTCCATATTCGAACGTTATCTGACCCTTTGGGTCGCGCTATGTATTGTCGCTGGCGTTGCGCTCGGCCACCTCTTCCCCGGCATCTTCCACGCGATCGGGGCGGCCGAGATTGCCAAGGTCAACATACCGGTGGCCTTGCTGATCTGGCTGATGATCATTCCGATGCTGCTCAGGATCGACTTCTCGGCCATGCGCGAAGTCGGCCAGCATTGGCGCGGGATTGGCGTGACCCTGTTCATCAACTGGGCAGTGAAGCCATTTTCCATGGCGCTGCTCGGCTGGTTCTTCATCGGCTGGCTGTTTCGCCCTCATCTGCCTGCCGACCAGATCGACTCCTACATTGCCGGCCTGATCATCCTGGCAGCGGCACCATGTACGGCCATGGTCTTCGTCTGGTCGAACCTGACCAAAGGCGAGCCGCATTTCACCTTGTCCCAGGTGGCCCTGAACGATGCGATCATGGTCGTGGCCTTCGCTCCAATCGTCGGCCTGCTGCTCGGCCTCTCTGCGATCACCGTTCCGTGGGCCACGCTGGTCCTGTCGGTTGTTCTCTACATCGTCATCCCTGTCGTCATCGCCCAGTTCGTCAGGCGCAGCCTGCTCGGCCGCGGCGGACAGAAAGCACTCGACCGCGTGCTCCACGTCCTGCAGCCGATGTCGCTCGTCTCGCTCCTCACAACACTGGTCCTGTTGTTCGGCTTCCAGGGCGAACAGATCATCGCCCAGCCGCTGGTCATCGCGATATTGGCGGTGCCGATCCTGATCCAGGTCTACTTCAATTCGGGGCTCGCCTACCTGCTCAATCGGATTTCCGGAGAGCAGCACTGCGTGGCCGGGCCGTCCGCCCTGATCGGTGCATCCAACTTCTTCGAACTGGCCGTCGCCGCTGCCATCAGCCTGTTTGGCT
This genomic window contains:
- a CDS encoding DUF6428 family protein, yielding MNALGKDDVVATVLPDPGEATIGSLLGFFACHPKHRVTFRYDGRTARPGYHVTEVKAGAFAALDCGANPESWDEIFVQLWDVDDSPEQMTAGKFSAIVRKVTEHVALDMDARLTFEVSDGILPMQLHRAAAPEAVEDEIVVELSPRPASCKPRDRWLAEQSKSASGCCGSVSAKCCQ
- a CDS encoding outer membrane protein, whose protein sequence is MKSVLWAATALVMSIGAANAADAVSVPPAGFVWTGGYVGVHLGYGAGRTTVTELDDYSFSEFGDTQFKFNSNGFLGGVHAGYNWQSGQLVYGLELDITGADISNTVANSMIPGANESFSTRIDWFGTARARLGYSVDRFLPYVTGGVAFGHIKSSYDDNDFVPGNHAVADDVVAGWTIGAGAQYALTDNWSLRAEYLYVDLKDSQGSFDGFRYDFDNNVHVVRLGASYKF
- a CDS encoding response regulator produces the protein MDEARAKVLICDDDPLLLELIQFRLQARGYDVVTAEDGHEALAKAQSERPDLVVLDAMMPRADGFEVLARIKGDPALSATPVIMLTARKGQSDIVSALETGADDYLVKPFIPEELLARLSRLIARKGGGR
- a CDS encoding DMT family transporter, yielding MRRSLRLPPAALLVVACALWGAATVLNKALLGSINPVTLLVLQLAPSALVLWLAVRWMSCPFPRRSLLLPLIALGVLNPGISYTLSLMGLARTSASVSSLLWAAEPLMILGLAALILGEKVTRSLVLVMLLGAFGVVLVANVGGGGGALLDLGGTLLLLGGVLCCAFYTVFSRRIGEHVDPVLVVAVQQSAGLAWALAVLVADTPFGSIEDILAIPGGLLVASAISGLLYYAAAYWLYISALRSVPAAVAGSYFNVIPIFGIALAYAFLGETLEPIQWLGAGAILVSAYMLVRLTNGIGAERPAE
- a CDS encoding outer membrane protein, with product MKKFLLANVFVLGLSGIASAADAVVLEPTPEVLPAGFVWTGGYVGLQAGYGWGDGDLSTNPVGPTAPADIDGWLGGVYAGYNHQLANNIVVGIDADIAWSGIDGFGQGLTSGVPVAGAGIDYELNWTGAVRAKLGYAVDRFLPYISGGVAFAGADATVFTGGSPTVKFSDTLVGWTVGVGVEYAFTDSLIGRAEYRYTDYGDLDFTDVGGSGSFGFKTSDVRVGLAYKF
- the arsB gene encoding ACR3 family arsenite efflux transporter, yielding MSIFERYLTLWVALCIVAGVALGHLFPGIFHAIGAAEIAKVNIPVALLIWLMIIPMLLRIDFSAMREVGQHWRGIGVTLFINWAVKPFSMALLGWFFIGWLFRPHLPADQIDSYIAGLIILAAAPCTAMVFVWSNLTKGEPHFTLSQVALNDAIMVVAFAPIVGLLLGLSAITVPWATLVLSVVLYIVIPVVIAQFVRRSLLGRGGQKALDRVLHVLQPMSLVSLLTTLVLLFGFQGEQIIAQPLVIAILAVPILIQVYFNSGLAYLLNRISGEQHCVAGPSALIGASNFFELAVAAAISLFGFSSGAALATVVGVLVEVPVMLSVVWIVNRSKGWYERGIAHKQPIETGSVQ
- a CDS encoding GNAT family N-acetyltransferase, which translates into the protein MKSDFTIQILTAAGAEMHLPRLEEILIGSVEDGALISFVLPFSGDQARAYWTSTLGSVADGERLLICAMDEGQVIGTVQLYLSPEPNARHRAEVYKLLVHRRAQRRGVGSALMEALELEARRRGRSLLILDTVQGGTSERLYRRLGWDEIGVVPNHFVDPFGAPKASVYFMKHLAPWHAEVQ
- a CDS encoding metalloregulator ArsR/SmtB family transcription factor, which gives rise to MDERQALTAFGALSQQTRLRILRMLVVAGPDGLAAGTIAENAEVSASNVSFHLKELERAGLVAGRRDSRSMIYNAEYDAISGLIRFLMEDCCSGRPEICSPVVNAAACCTPAKERTQ